One region of Streptomyces capillispiralis genomic DNA includes:
- a CDS encoding alpha/beta hydrolase, whose translation MPPITRHLALTAVPAALLVALLPPLTADAVPGPDRSALSWEPCDGTKGADPRQECATVRVPMDYADPGGARISLALSRIPAEDDGARRGVLFLVPGGPGGSSLNDPSGKGQKLPREVRDQYDLIGFAPRGIAPSGSAGCGLDQGDLAMTKLRPWPAPDGSVDENMATAERVSDACAREGGALMRHLSTPNNARDLDRIRAALGERRISAWAVSYGTYVTAVYSQLFPHRTDRIVLDSNDDPDPGRVARAWLAGHEQGVEDVFPHFAAWASEPGNPDRVARTAAEVRPLFLRLAARLDREPVRRPGAEEFDGNVLRHIMLDGLSLPGRYPTLAKAMAAAGSGTVPPALPGSVPQDVAAVATGTICNDVAWPRSAAGYRKDVAESRAAYPLTAGMPRNAMPCAAWRYEPREAPVRITGRGPSTLLLVQNERDAVTPLSGALRLREALGRRAVMVTVNGTGHHSYLAHGNTCGDRTVSHFLTTGERPDGDTYCP comes from the coding sequence ATGCCACCGATCACGCGCCACCTCGCCCTCACCGCCGTACCCGCCGCCCTCCTCGTCGCCCTGCTCCCACCGCTGACCGCCGACGCCGTACCGGGCCCGGACCGTTCGGCGCTGTCCTGGGAGCCCTGCGACGGCACGAAGGGCGCCGATCCCCGTCAGGAGTGCGCCACGGTCCGCGTGCCCATGGACTACGCCGACCCCGGGGGCGCGCGGATCTCCCTCGCGCTCTCGCGGATACCGGCCGAGGACGACGGGGCCCGGCGCGGCGTCCTGTTCCTCGTCCCCGGCGGGCCGGGCGGTTCCAGCCTCAACGACCCCTCCGGCAAGGGGCAGAAGCTGCCGCGGGAGGTGCGCGACCAGTACGACCTGATCGGGTTCGCGCCCCGCGGCATCGCCCCGTCCGGCTCCGCCGGCTGCGGACTGGACCAGGGTGACCTGGCCATGACCAAGCTGCGTCCCTGGCCCGCCCCGGACGGTTCGGTCGACGAGAACATGGCCACCGCCGAACGGGTCTCGGACGCCTGCGCGCGCGAGGGCGGTGCGCTGATGCGGCACCTGAGCACCCCGAACAACGCCCGTGACCTGGACCGGATCCGGGCCGCGCTCGGCGAGCGGAGGATCTCCGCGTGGGCCGTCTCGTACGGGACGTACGTCACCGCCGTCTACAGCCAGTTGTTCCCGCACCGCACGGACCGGATCGTGCTGGACAGCAACGACGACCCCGACCCCGGCCGGGTGGCCCGGGCCTGGCTGGCCGGGCACGAGCAGGGTGTCGAGGACGTCTTCCCGCACTTCGCGGCGTGGGCGTCCGAGCCCGGAAATCCGGACCGGGTCGCGCGGACGGCGGCGGAGGTGCGTCCGCTGTTCCTGCGGCTCGCCGCCCGCCTCGACCGCGAGCCGGTCCGCCGGCCCGGCGCCGAGGAGTTCGACGGCAACGTGCTGCGCCACATCATGCTGGACGGCCTCTCCCTGCCCGGCCGTTACCCGACGCTGGCGAAGGCGATGGCCGCCGCCGGGTCCGGAACCGTGCCGCCCGCCCTTCCGGGGTCGGTCCCGCAGGACGTGGCCGCCGTCGCCACCGGGACGATCTGCAACGACGTGGCCTGGCCCCGGTCCGCCGCCGGCTACCGGAAGGACGTCGCCGAGAGCCGCGCCGCGTACCCGCTGACCGCCGGCATGCCCCGCAACGCGATGCCGTGCGCGGCCTGGCGGTACGAGCCCCGCGAGGCACCGGTGCGGATCACCGGCCGGGGGCCGTCCACCCTCCTGCTCGTCCAGAACGAACGGGACGCCGTCACCCCGCTGAGCGGCGCGCTGAGACTCCGCGAGGCGCTCGGCCGGCGCGCGGTCATGGTCACCGTGAACGGCACGGGCCACCACTCCTACCTGGCCCACGGCAACACCTGCGGCGACCGCACGGTCTCCCACTTCCTCACCACCGGCGAACGCCCCGACGGCGACACGTACTGCCCCTAG
- a CDS encoding TetR family transcriptional regulator: MADQPLTSRGAATYRRILDVATQEFAEHGIAGARVERIVAAARTNKAQLYAYFGSKEGLFDAIFLGSLDRIVDVVPIDATDLADWAVRLYDEYLRRPDLIRLATWARLERRPAGHLVEEHELRHDGKLRAIADAQAAGLVRQGDPFDLMALVIAMSMAWSPVSNVYAATAEEPEEAHERRRALLRESVHRATTAG; encoded by the coding sequence ATGGCAGACCAACCCCTGACCTCGCGCGGAGCGGCGACGTACCGGCGCATCCTCGACGTGGCGACCCAGGAGTTCGCCGAGCACGGGATCGCCGGTGCCCGCGTCGAACGGATCGTGGCCGCCGCCCGCACGAACAAGGCGCAGCTCTATGCCTACTTCGGGAGCAAGGAAGGGCTGTTCGACGCCATCTTCCTCGGCTCCCTGGACCGGATCGTGGACGTCGTCCCGATCGACGCGACCGACCTCGCGGACTGGGCCGTACGCCTCTACGACGAGTACCTGCGCCGCCCCGACCTCATCCGCCTGGCCACCTGGGCGCGCCTGGAGCGCCGCCCGGCCGGCCACCTGGTGGAGGAGCACGAGCTCCGTCACGACGGCAAGCTGCGCGCCATCGCCGACGCCCAGGCCGCGGGTCTGGTGCGTCAGGGGGACCCGTTCGACCTGATGGCCCTGGTCATCGCCATGTCCATGGCCTGGTCACCGGTCAGCAACGTGTACGCCGCGACCGCCGAGGAGCCCGAGGAAGCGCACGAGCGGCGGCGCGCCCTGCTCCGCGAGAGCGTGCACCGCGCCACGACGGCCGGCTGA
- a CDS encoding NAD(P)-dependent alcohol dehydrogenase: MRTTTGWQADGTTTELRRTRLERRDLRPDDLAVRVDYCGVCHSDLHALGSHDPDAGRPLVPGHEFTGVVTGTGPAVTRFSAGDAVAVGNIVDSCGACPMCRAGQENFCHAFPTLTYGGTDRHDGSTTLGGYSREYVVHEAFAHPLPAALDPAAAAPLLCAGVTVWEPLHTLGVGPGTRVAVAGLGGLGHLAVKFAVALGADTSVISRSPGKADDARRLGAHGFLVSTDPDRMAAARDRFDVVIDTISAPHDLGPYLRLVAMDGTLSQVGHLGPVTVDTMDLLVGRKKLTSAGSAGLPATAAMLEFCAEHAVTADIELLPSARVNEALDRLRRNDVRYRFVLDMSDLT, translated from the coding sequence GTGCGGACAACCACCGGCTGGCAGGCGGACGGCACCACCACGGAGCTGCGGCGCACGCGCCTGGAGCGGCGCGATCTGCGCCCCGACGACCTGGCGGTCCGGGTCGACTACTGCGGCGTCTGCCACTCGGACCTGCACGCCCTGGGCAGCCACGACCCCGACGCGGGACGCCCCCTGGTCCCGGGGCACGAGTTCACCGGCGTGGTCACCGGGACGGGACCCGCGGTCACCCGCTTCTCCGCCGGGGACGCCGTCGCGGTCGGCAACATCGTCGACTCCTGCGGCGCGTGCCCCATGTGCCGCGCGGGCCAGGAGAACTTCTGCCACGCCTTCCCCACCCTGACCTACGGCGGCACCGACCGGCACGACGGATCGACCACCCTCGGCGGCTACTCCCGCGAGTACGTCGTCCACGAAGCGTTCGCCCACCCGCTGCCGGCCGCCCTGGACCCGGCCGCCGCCGCCCCGCTGCTCTGCGCCGGCGTCACCGTCTGGGAACCCCTGCACACCCTGGGCGTGGGGCCGGGGACCCGGGTCGCCGTGGCGGGCCTGGGCGGCCTCGGCCACCTCGCGGTCAAGTTCGCCGTGGCGCTCGGAGCCGACACCTCCGTCATCAGCCGCTCACCCGGCAAGGCCGACGACGCCCGCCGCCTCGGCGCCCACGGCTTCCTCGTCTCCACGGACCCCGACCGGATGGCCGCCGCCCGGGACCGGTTCGACGTCGTCATCGACACCATCTCCGCCCCGCACGACCTCGGCCCCTATCTGCGCCTGGTCGCCATGGACGGCACGCTCAGCCAGGTCGGCCACCTCGGCCCCGTCACCGTGGACACCATGGACCTGCTCGTGGGCCGCAAGAAGCTCACCTCGGCGGGAAGCGCCGGCCTCCCCGCGACCGCCGCCATGCTGGAGTTCTGCGCCGAGCACGCCGTCACCGCCGACATCGAACTGCTCCCCTCGGCCCGGGTGAACGAGGCCCTCGACCGCCTCCGCCGCAACGACGTCCGCTACCGCTTCGTCCTCGACATGTCCGACCTCACCTAG
- the recO gene encoding DNA repair protein RecO: MSLFRDDGIVLRTQKLGEADRIITLLTRGHGRVRAVARGVRRTKSKFGARLEPFSHVDVQFFSKGSELIGRGLPLCTQSETIAPYGGGIVTDYARYTAGTAMLETAERFTDHEGEPAVQQYLLLVGGLRTLARGEHAPHLVLDAFLLRSLAVNGYAPSFTDCAKCGMPGPNRFFSVASGGSVCVDCRVPGSVVPSPQALELLGALLTGDWGTADACEARYVREGSGLVSAYLHWHLERGLRSLRYVEK; the protein is encoded by the coding sequence ATGAGTCTGTTCCGCGACGACGGCATCGTGCTGCGCACCCAGAAGCTGGGTGAGGCGGACCGGATCATCACCCTGCTCACCCGCGGTCACGGGCGGGTACGCGCCGTGGCGAGGGGCGTGCGCCGGACGAAGTCCAAGTTCGGTGCGCGCCTCGAACCGTTCTCGCACGTCGACGTGCAGTTCTTCTCCAAGGGCAGCGAGCTGATCGGCCGCGGCCTCCCGCTGTGCACCCAGAGCGAGACCATCGCGCCGTACGGCGGCGGCATCGTCACCGACTACGCGCGCTACACCGCCGGGACGGCCATGCTGGAGACCGCCGAGCGGTTCACCGACCACGAGGGCGAGCCGGCGGTCCAGCAGTACCTGCTGCTCGTCGGCGGGCTGCGGACACTCGCCCGCGGCGAGCACGCCCCGCACCTCGTCCTCGACGCGTTCCTGCTGCGCTCCCTCGCCGTCAACGGGTACGCGCCCAGCTTCACCGACTGCGCGAAGTGCGGGATGCCCGGACCGAACCGGTTCTTCTCGGTCGCCTCGGGCGGTTCCGTCTGCGTCGACTGCCGGGTGCCCGGCAGCGTCGTACCCTCACCGCAGGCCCTGGAGCTCCTCGGAGCGCTGCTCACGGGAGACTGGGGGACCGCCGACGCCTGCGAGGCGCGGTACGTGCGGGAGGGCAGCGGCCTGGTCTCCGCCTACCTGCACTGGCACCTGGAGCGCGGACTGCGCTCGCTGCGGTACGTCGAGAAGTAA
- a CDS encoding isoprenyl transferase, with protein sequence MVVRGFLGRQRREYRTPEPHPSGARPPKIPGELVPKHVAIVMDGNGRWAKERGLPRTEGHKVGAERVLDVLQGGVEMGVGAISLYAFSTENWKRSPDEVRFLMNFNRDFIRKTRDQLDQLGIRVRWVGRMPKLWKSVAKELQIAQEQTKDNDRLTLYFCMNYGGRAEIADAAQALAEDVRAGRLDPSKVNEKTLQRYMYYPDMPDVDLFLRPSGEQRTSNYLLWQSAYAEMVFQDVLWPDFDRRDLWRACLEFASRDRRFGGAIPNEELLAMEGRQSEG encoded by the coding sequence ATGGTGGTACGCGGGTTCCTGGGGCGGCAGCGCCGGGAGTACAGGACACCGGAACCGCACCCCTCCGGCGCGCGGCCCCCGAAGATCCCCGGGGAGCTGGTCCCGAAGCATGTGGCGATCGTCATGGACGGCAACGGCCGGTGGGCGAAGGAGCGGGGACTGCCGCGCACCGAGGGGCACAAGGTCGGGGCCGAGCGGGTGCTGGACGTGCTGCAGGGCGGCGTCGAGATGGGCGTGGGCGCCATCTCCCTGTACGCCTTCTCCACCGAGAACTGGAAGCGCTCGCCGGACGAGGTGCGCTTCCTGATGAACTTCAACCGCGACTTCATCCGCAAGACCCGGGACCAGCTCGACCAACTGGGCATCCGGGTGCGCTGGGTCGGGCGGATGCCCAAGCTGTGGAAGTCCGTGGCCAAGGAACTCCAGATCGCCCAGGAGCAGACGAAGGACAACGACCGGCTGACGCTGTACTTCTGCATGAACTACGGCGGGCGCGCGGAGATCGCGGACGCCGCGCAGGCGCTCGCTGAGGACGTGCGGGCCGGACGGCTCGACCCGTCGAAGGTCAACGAGAAGACGCTGCAGAGGTACATGTACTACCCGGACATGCCGGACGTGGACCTGTTCCTGCGGCCGAGCGGTGAGCAGCGCACGTCCAACTACCTGCTCTGGCAGAGCGCGTACGCGGAGATGGTCTTCCAGGACGTGCTGTGGCCGGACTTCGACCGCCGCGACCTGTGGCGGGCCTGCCTCGAATTCGCCTCCCGCGACCGGCGGTTCGGCGGCGCCATCCCCAACGAGGAACTGCTGGCCATGGAGGGCAGGCAGTCCGAGGGCTGA